The Drosophila gunungcola strain Sukarami chromosome 2L unlocalized genomic scaffold, Dgunungcola_SK_2 000007F, whole genome shotgun sequence genome includes a region encoding these proteins:
- the LOC128253188 gene encoding uncharacterized protein LOC128253188, with the protein MDGFYNNNGCGFNNSGYSQCPKRGSCCNCPGGNCPRMEAGGNDSHGTSQQGCPGGTCCPGGRCPAGKSRFNPYMRNGGC; encoded by the coding sequence ATGGACGGCTTCTATAACAACAACGGCTGCGGCTTCAATAACAGCGGCTACTCGCAGTGCCCGAAGAGAGGTTCCTGTTGCAATTGCCCCGGTGGCAACTGCCCCCGAATGGAGGCGGGGGGCAACGATAGTCACGGCACGAGCCAGCAGGGTTGTCCTGGCGGCACCTGTTGTCCCGGCGGACGCTGTCCGGCCGGTAAGTCGCGCTTCAATCCTTACATGCGGAACGGTGGATGCTAG